A window of Pedococcus aerophilus contains these coding sequences:
- a CDS encoding alpha/beta hydrolase produces MLLSHDVSGSGPAVLLLHSGVADRRMWDDLVPALGHSFTVVRPDFRGFGQTPLPPGEYADADDLDALLDHLGIESAAVVGSSFGGRVALELATLHPGRVSSLVLLCAAYRGVEPTADVRAFGAEEDRLLEAGDVEGATELNVRTFLGPDARAATRDHLVEMQRHAFEVQIAADEQDPPPSPRRVDVDLSAIAVDTVVVSGALDLDLFTQVAEVLAREIPGAESVVLDWAGHLPSLERPDAVLALLLDVLRDDPAVHQP; encoded by the coding sequence ATGCTGCTCTCCCACGACGTCTCGGGCTCCGGCCCGGCGGTCCTGCTCCTCCACTCGGGGGTCGCGGACCGCCGCATGTGGGACGACCTCGTCCCCGCGCTCGGCCACAGCTTCACGGTGGTGCGGCCCGACTTCCGCGGGTTCGGCCAGACGCCGCTCCCGCCCGGCGAGTACGCCGATGCCGACGACCTCGACGCGCTGCTCGACCACCTGGGCATCGAGTCCGCCGCGGTGGTCGGGTCGAGCTTCGGAGGCAGGGTGGCGCTCGAGCTGGCGACCCTGCACCCCGGGAGGGTGTCGTCCCTCGTGCTCCTCTGCGCGGCATACCGAGGGGTGGAGCCGACCGCGGACGTCCGGGCGTTCGGCGCCGAGGAGGACCGGCTCCTCGAGGCTGGTGACGTCGAGGGGGCGACCGAGCTCAACGTGCGCACGTTCCTGGGGCCGGACGCGAGGGCGGCCACCCGCGACCACCTCGTCGAGATGCAACGCCATGCGTTCGAGGTGCAGATCGCGGCCGACGAGCAGGACCCGCCGCCGTCGCCGCGGCGCGTGGACGTGGACCTCTCCGCGATCGCGGTGGACACCGTGGTGGTCTCGGGCGCCCTGGACCTCGACCTGTTCACGCAGGTCGCCGAGGTGCTGGCCCGGGAGATCCCGGGCGCCGAGTCGGTCGTGCTCGACTGGGCCGGCCACCTGCCGTCGCTGGAGCGCCCCGACGCCGTGCTCGCGCTGCTGCTCGACGTCCTGCGCGACGACCCGGCGGTCCACCAGCCCTGA
- the thiL gene encoding thiamine-phosphate kinase: MVTAGRTLAQVSEASLLAEIFPFFPAREGVLVGPGDDAAVLVSGGSVVVTTDAMVRGRDWLDEWSTAADVATKVFTQNVADVAAMGATPTSLVVTLVADPATPADWAVEFARTLGDLATDAGVAVAGGDLSSAPSGTVMVSITALGDLRGRAAVLRSGARPGDTVAVHGTLGRSAAGLLLLQQEAGARGETDGARGACVAHHLRPVVDVVAGAAAADGGATAMLDVSDGLLRDGSRIAAASGVRLALDSALLEPDLVVLREAVGDAALESVLAGGEEHSLLATFVGTLGTLPPGWRPLGRVEEGEGVTLDGVAQQPRGWDHFAG; the protein is encoded by the coding sequence ATGGTCACGGCCGGTCGTACGCTGGCGCAGGTCTCGGAGGCGTCGCTGCTCGCCGAGATCTTCCCGTTCTTCCCCGCTCGCGAGGGCGTGCTGGTGGGACCGGGCGACGACGCGGCGGTGCTGGTCTCCGGCGGCTCCGTGGTCGTGACGACCGACGCCATGGTGCGCGGCCGCGACTGGCTGGACGAGTGGTCGACCGCCGCGGACGTGGCGACCAAGGTGTTCACGCAGAACGTCGCCGACGTCGCCGCCATGGGGGCGACCCCCACCTCGCTCGTGGTCACCCTCGTGGCCGACCCTGCGACGCCCGCCGACTGGGCGGTCGAGTTCGCGCGGACCCTCGGTGACCTGGCCACCGACGCCGGGGTGGCGGTCGCCGGTGGCGACCTCTCGTCGGCGCCCAGCGGCACCGTGATGGTCTCGATCACGGCGCTCGGCGACCTCCGGGGACGCGCCGCGGTCCTGCGCAGCGGCGCCCGCCCGGGCGACACGGTCGCGGTGCACGGGACGCTGGGTCGCTCGGCGGCCGGGCTCCTGCTGCTCCAGCAGGAAGCCGGGGCCCGTGGCGAGACCGACGGGGCGCGAGGTGCCTGCGTGGCGCACCACCTGCGGCCGGTGGTCGACGTGGTGGCCGGAGCCGCAGCGGCGGACGGGGGAGCGACGGCGATGCTCGACGTGTCCGACGGGCTGCTGCGCGACGGTTCGCGGATCGCTGCCGCGAGCGGGGTGCGGCTCGCGCTCGACTCGGCGCTGCTGGAGCCCGATCTCGTGGTGCTGCGCGAAGCCGTCGGCGACGCGGCGCTCGAGTCCGTCCTGGCCGGCGGGGAGGAGCACAGCCTGCTCGCCACCTTCGTCGGGACCCTTGGGACCCTGCCACCCGGGTGGCGGCCCCTCGGTCGGGTGGAGGAGGGCGAGGGCGTCACCCTCGACGGGGTGGCCCAACAGCCCCGCGGCTGGGACCACTTCGCTGGTTGA
- a CDS encoding acyltransferase family protein, with protein sequence MTARTRRPERFRPDIEGLRAVAVLLVLIYHAGLPLKNGFLGVDVFFVISGFLITGILVRELLDTGTIAWARFVGRRVRRLLPAAILVLVVTAAVTWFVVPGLRRREIGADIAGAALYVVNWVFAHRAVDYLASDARPSPVQHFWSLAVEEQFYVVWPLALIALAYVLRRFGRRPSLRAVGLMLAALAVPSFAYGVWLSALDPDRAYFVTTTRAWELGVGAGLAVWIAARERNRDPATGPPLEGGVLPAAVGWLGLAAVLGTAVWLPSGATTPGPWTLVPTLGVAAVLWAGWTGAGAGPVRVLGTRPMVWIGGLSYSIYLWHWPTVILTEWALDGLSDGLKVGVVVLSVLPAWASHRFLEQPVHHSKALATHTRRAVVVGLALSATGALAALPLLQAPSPFRTTPLAGATPSIDQLGAATLTSPLSTDPSGYVVDDWEWLTPDPQLAGKDRPAADVDRCQVDRLTADPVPCEFGVADGPVTVALVGDSKAMQWLPALERLAPQRGWRIVTYGKSACAFAAGAAEQAGKPYPSCDEFNARVMRALEADPPDLLLTSGYAATAWDGQAATRDALVRGLVQRWGEVADLGVPMAVIGDSPLSPDDLDVCTARHPRKLTLCSFDKATAVEGSGLPAQQLAAYESGTTLIDLTPWICPVVQCPVAIGHVTIHRAGDHLTATYVRTLAGRLGAALDALPPASGTTPPSR encoded by the coding sequence CTGACCGCACGAACCCGCCGGCCGGAGCGCTTCCGCCCGGACATCGAGGGGCTGCGGGCGGTCGCCGTCCTGCTCGTCCTGATCTACCACGCCGGGCTCCCGCTGAAGAACGGCTTCCTCGGGGTCGATGTCTTCTTCGTCATCTCCGGCTTCCTCATCACCGGCATCCTCGTGCGCGAGCTGCTGGACACCGGGACGATCGCCTGGGCGCGCTTCGTCGGTCGACGGGTCCGCCGCCTCCTGCCGGCCGCCATCCTCGTCCTCGTCGTGACCGCGGCCGTCACGTGGTTCGTGGTCCCCGGTCTGCGCCGGCGCGAGATCGGCGCCGACATCGCCGGCGCCGCCCTCTACGTCGTCAACTGGGTGTTCGCCCACCGCGCCGTCGACTACCTCGCCTCCGACGCCCGTCCGTCGCCGGTCCAGCACTTCTGGTCGCTGGCCGTCGAGGAGCAGTTCTACGTCGTCTGGCCGCTCGCGCTCATCGCCCTGGCCTACGTCCTGCGCCGGTTCGGCCGGCGCCCGTCCCTGCGCGCGGTCGGCCTGATGCTCGCCGCGCTGGCAGTGCCCTCGTTCGCGTACGGCGTGTGGCTCAGTGCCCTCGACCCGGACCGGGCGTACTTCGTCACCACGACCCGTGCGTGGGAGCTCGGTGTCGGCGCGGGGCTCGCGGTGTGGATCGCGGCCCGTGAGCGCAATCGCGACCCAGCGACAGGGCCACCACTGGAGGGCGGGGTTCTGCCCGCCGCCGTGGGTTGGCTCGGTCTCGCCGCGGTCCTGGGCACCGCGGTGTGGCTCCCTTCCGGCGCCACGACCCCCGGCCCCTGGACCCTCGTCCCGACGCTCGGGGTCGCGGCGGTCCTCTGGGCCGGTTGGACCGGTGCGGGCGCCGGTCCGGTGCGGGTGCTCGGCACCCGGCCGATGGTGTGGATCGGTGGTCTGTCCTACTCGATCTACCTCTGGCACTGGCCGACCGTGATCCTCACCGAGTGGGCCCTCGACGGGCTCTCGGACGGGCTCAAGGTCGGGGTCGTCGTGCTGTCGGTCCTGCCGGCGTGGGCGAGCCACCGGTTCCTCGAGCAGCCGGTGCACCACAGCAAGGCCCTGGCGACGCACACCCGCCGCGCCGTCGTCGTCGGTCTGGCGCTGTCGGCCACCGGCGCCCTCGCCGCCCTGCCCCTGCTGCAGGCGCCCTCGCCGTTCCGGACGACGCCGTTGGCCGGCGCGACGCCATCCATCGACCAGCTCGGCGCCGCGACGCTGACGTCCCCGCTGAGCACCGACCCCTCGGGCTACGTCGTCGACGACTGGGAATGGCTCACCCCGGACCCCCAGCTGGCCGGCAAGGACCGCCCCGCAGCGGACGTCGACCGGTGCCAGGTGGACCGCCTCACCGCCGACCCCGTCCCGTGCGAGTTCGGGGTCGCCGACGGACCGGTGACCGTGGCGCTGGTGGGGGACTCCAAGGCCATGCAGTGGCTGCCGGCCCTCGAGCGGCTGGCGCCGCAGCGCGGCTGGCGCATCGTGACCTACGGCAAGTCGGCGTGCGCGTTCGCCGCCGGCGCCGCGGAGCAGGCGGGGAAGCCCTACCCGTCGTGCGACGAGTTCAACGCCCGGGTGATGCGGGCGTTGGAGGCCGACCCGCCGGACCTGCTCCTCACGTCCGGGTACGCCGCCACGGCGTGGGACGGGCAGGCGGCCACGCGGGACGCCCTCGTCCGGGGCCTGGTGCAGCGCTGGGGCGAGGTGGCCGACCTCGGGGTGCCGATGGCCGTCATCGGCGACAGCCCGCTGTCCCCGGACGACCTCGACGTCTGCACGGCGCGGCACCCCCGCAAGCTGACCCTCTGCTCGTTCGACAAGGCGACCGCGGTCGAGGGCAGCGGGCTCCCCGCCCAGCAGCTCGCGGCATACGAGTCCGGCACCACCCTCATCGACCTCACCCCCTGGATCTGCCCCGTGGTGCAGTGCCCCGTGGCCATCGGGCACGTGACCATCCACCGGGCCGGGGACCACCTCACCGCCACGTACGTGCGCACGCTGGCGGGCCGGCTCGGGGCCGCCCTGGACGCGCTCCCTCCCGCGAGCGGCACGACCCCGCCCTCGCGCTGA
- a CDS encoding DUF3515 family protein, translated as MHRAARRRLIVAAAGLLVLGVAGGVLYAVQSPEGIAAPAHVAACESPMSQLPRSVGGQPSTEATVAEGTDPRDVRQWGDPAIIATCGWPALGPTTDQCLDVDGVDWVAAPLTDGTRFTTFGRDPAIEVLVPRAYDPAPLLLPAFGAAAKALPSNNRTCS; from the coding sequence GTGCACCGCGCCGCCCGTCGGCGCCTGATCGTCGCCGCCGCCGGCCTCCTCGTCCTCGGGGTGGCCGGCGGTGTGCTGTATGCCGTGCAGTCGCCCGAGGGGATCGCTGCACCCGCCCACGTGGCCGCGTGCGAGTCCCCCATGAGCCAGCTGCCCCGCAGCGTCGGCGGGCAGCCGTCCACCGAGGCCACCGTCGCCGAGGGCACCGACCCCCGTGACGTGCGCCAGTGGGGCGACCCCGCCATCATCGCCACCTGCGGCTGGCCCGCCCTCGGTCCCACGACGGACCAGTGCCTCGACGTCGACGGCGTCGACTGGGTCGCCGCCCCGCTCACCGACGGCACCCGCTTCACCACGTTCGGCCGCGACCCCGCAATCGAGGTCCTCGTGCCCAGGGCCTACGACCCCGCCCCACTGCTGCTCCCCGCCTTCGGCGCCGCCGCCAAGGCCCTCCCGAGCAACAACCGCACCTGCAGCTAG
- a CDS encoding hemerythrin domain-containing protein, whose protein sequence is MTDYEIPRPTSGDVVELILEDHRLFEALLRDLRDATADREAARAALSAVLIAHGEAEESKVYPNLQRKDAITDHEAEHGEEEHAEGNEALLALLECKGTDTQKFDDAVEDLATALNHHIGEEEQTILNPARTEVSQEVREDLGAKWTAERNRLLDEGAGSLTNVREIVAKAHKDGLLPADDEDE, encoded by the coding sequence ATGACGGACTACGAGATCCCCCGCCCCACCTCCGGTGACGTCGTCGAGCTCATCCTCGAGGACCACCGCCTGTTCGAAGCCCTGCTGCGCGACCTGCGCGACGCCACGGCCGACCGCGAGGCGGCCCGCGCCGCCCTGTCCGCGGTCCTCATCGCCCACGGCGAGGCCGAGGAGTCGAAGGTCTACCCCAACCTCCAGCGCAAGGACGCCATCACCGACCACGAGGCCGAGCACGGCGAGGAGGAGCACGCCGAGGGCAACGAGGCGCTGCTCGCCCTCTTGGAGTGCAAGGGCACCGACACCCAGAAGTTCGACGACGCCGTCGAGGACCTCGCCACCGCGCTGAACCACCACATCGGCGAGGAGGAGCAGACCATCCTCAACCCCGCGCGCACCGAGGTGTCGCAGGAGGTCCGCGAAGACCTCGGCGCGAAGTGGACGGCCGAGCGCAACCGCCTGCTCGACGAGGGCGCCGGCTCGCTCACCAACGTGCGCGAGATCGTGGCCAAGGCCCACAAGGATGGGCTCCTCCCGGCTGACGACGAGGACGAGTGA
- the coaD gene encoding pantetheine-phosphate adenylyltransferase, which yields MTSPAPGPAPTPATGALRRAVCPGSYDPVTLGHVDVIRRAAALHDEVVVAVLHNPAKQGVFTPDERRELIEDALGGLPGVRVEVFGGQLLVDVCAAVGAQVVVKGLRSDVDFAYELPMALMNRHLSGVETVFLPGDPAFGHVSSSLVKEVARYGGDVTGLVTDRVRDALVARLHQQ from the coding sequence GTGACCAGCCCCGCGCCCGGCCCTGCGCCCACCCCGGCCACCGGAGCCCTGCGACGGGCGGTCTGTCCCGGCTCCTACGACCCGGTGACCCTGGGCCACGTCGACGTCATCCGGCGCGCCGCGGCGCTGCACGACGAGGTCGTCGTCGCGGTGCTGCACAACCCTGCCAAGCAGGGCGTCTTCACCCCTGACGAGCGTCGCGAGCTCATCGAGGACGCCCTCGGCGGGCTGCCCGGCGTCCGCGTGGAGGTCTTCGGCGGCCAGCTGCTCGTCGACGTGTGCGCCGCGGTGGGCGCGCAGGTCGTGGTCAAGGGCCTGCGCAGCGACGTCGACTTCGCCTACGAGCTCCCGATGGCGCTGATGAACCGTCACCTCAGCGGTGTCGAGACGGTGTTCCTGCCCGGGGACCCGGCCTTCGGCCACGTCTCCAGCTCGCTGGTCAAGGAGGTGGCCCGCTACGGCGGCGACGTCACCGGCCTCGTGACCGACCGGGTGCGGGACGCCCTCGTGGCCCGTCTGCACCAGCAGTGA
- a CDS encoding Lrp/AsnC family transcriptional regulator: MVQAYILIQTEVGKAATVAEAIAGIAGVVLAEDVTGPYDVIARVEANTVDELGKLVIAKIQDVPGITRTLTCTVVHV, translated from the coding sequence GTGGTCCAGGCCTACATCCTGATCCAGACCGAAGTCGGCAAGGCGGCGACCGTCGCAGAAGCCATCGCCGGTATCGCCGGTGTGGTCCTGGCCGAGGACGTCACCGGTCCCTACGACGTGATCGCGCGCGTCGAGGCCAACACCGTGGACGAGCTGGGCAAGCTCGTCATCGCCAAGATCCAGGACGTCCCGGGCATCACCCGGACCCTGACGTGCACCGTCGTCCACGTCTGA
- a CDS encoding DAK2 domain-containing protein, whose protein sequence is MLEALSAVDARRWAVLTRMAFAARRAEIDALNVFPVPDGDTGTNLYLTLDAALDSVRAEHEKAGILGTATLEQECSSLSRSMLLTARGNSGVILSQLVRGFAEAIAESGQPQAGAEVIADGLARASARAYASVTRPEEGTILTVARAAAEAGAARVDEGLAAVAEAALDAATEALRATTGQLAALERAGVVDAGAAGYLLLLEALARVVHQDGAHVGERMEPFAEDPSMRRREEWSRQGGPVEPMGRTGGAPTSGHDGTPGGPAYEVMYLLRDSDEERAATLREVLDGLGDSLLVVGGPDLWNVHVHVDDVGAAIEAGLDAGRPYRVRVTHFADQVAHRQPATGVAVVACAAGPGLAEVFEGAGAVVVTSGPGNRASAGQLLDAIRASHALSVIVLPNDRDTEMAARAAASAAEQEGLDVHLVRSRTAVQGLAAFAVFDEHASASRNAAEMSHAAAATRHGAVALASKQALTSAGPCEAGDVLGAVGGDVVIVGHDIAEVALDVVHRLLSSGGELVTVIGGEGAPDGLVEELGARIERGHRDVEVTVIDGGQPHYPLLLGVE, encoded by the coding sequence GTGCTCGAAGCCCTGTCCGCCGTCGATGCGCGGCGGTGGGCCGTGCTCACGCGGATGGCCTTCGCGGCCCGTCGTGCGGAGATCGACGCGCTCAACGTCTTCCCCGTCCCGGACGGTGACACGGGCACCAACCTCTACCTCACCCTCGACGCCGCCCTGGACTCGGTGCGGGCCGAGCACGAGAAGGCCGGCATCCTCGGCACGGCCACCCTGGAGCAGGAGTGCTCGTCGCTGTCGCGCTCCATGCTGCTCACGGCCCGGGGCAACTCCGGCGTCATCCTCAGCCAGCTGGTGCGCGGTTTCGCCGAGGCGATCGCCGAGAGCGGGCAGCCGCAGGCCGGTGCCGAGGTCATCGCCGACGGACTGGCCCGGGCCAGCGCCCGGGCGTACGCCAGCGTCACCCGGCCGGAGGAGGGCACCATCCTCACGGTCGCCAGGGCTGCGGCGGAGGCCGGCGCGGCACGGGTCGACGAGGGACTGGCCGCCGTCGCGGAGGCCGCCCTCGACGCGGCGACCGAGGCGCTCCGGGCGACCACCGGCCAGCTGGCCGCGCTGGAACGCGCCGGGGTCGTCGACGCCGGCGCGGCTGGATACCTGCTGCTGCTCGAGGCGCTCGCGCGCGTGGTGCACCAGGACGGGGCCCACGTCGGGGAGCGGATGGAGCCGTTCGCCGAGGACCCGTCCATGCGTCGGCGCGAGGAGTGGAGCCGCCAGGGCGGCCCGGTCGAGCCCATGGGGCGCACCGGCGGAGCCCCCACGAGCGGTCACGACGGGACGCCCGGCGGGCCGGCGTACGAGGTGATGTACCTGCTCCGCGACAGCGACGAGGAACGGGCGGCGACCCTGCGCGAGGTCCTCGACGGGCTCGGCGACTCCCTCCTCGTCGTCGGCGGACCCGACCTCTGGAACGTCCACGTGCACGTCGACGACGTCGGTGCCGCCATCGAGGCCGGGCTCGATGCCGGGCGGCCCTACCGCGTCCGCGTCACGCACTTCGCCGACCAGGTCGCCCACCGCCAGCCCGCCACCGGCGTGGCCGTGGTCGCCTGCGCGGCCGGGCCGGGTCTGGCCGAGGTGTTCGAAGGGGCCGGGGCCGTCGTCGTGACCAGCGGCCCCGGCAACCGCGCCTCGGCCGGCCAGCTGCTCGACGCCATCCGTGCCTCGCACGCCCTGTCCGTCATCGTCCTGCCCAACGACCGCGACACCGAGATGGCCGCCCGCGCAGCAGCGAGCGCCGCCGAGCAGGAGGGCCTCGACGTCCACCTCGTGCGCTCGCGGACGGCGGTGCAGGGGCTCGCGGCGTTCGCGGTCTTCGACGAGCACGCCTCGGCGTCCCGCAACGCTGCCGAGATGAGCCACGCGGCGGCGGCCACCCGACACGGCGCGGTCGCGCTCGCGAGCAAGCAGGCCCTGACCAGCGCCGGTCCGTGCGAGGCGGGTGACGTCCTCGGCGCCGTCGGTGGCGACGTGGTCATCGTCGGCCACGACATCGCGGAGGTGGCCCTCGACGTCGTCCACCGCCTCCTGTCCAGCGGCGGAGAGCTGGTCACGGTCATCGGTGGGGAGGGCGCCCCCGACGGCCTCGTCGAGGAGCTCGGAGCCCGTATCGAGCGTGGTCACCGCGACGTGGAGGTCACCGTCATCGACGGTGGCCAGCCGCACTACCCCCTGCTGCTGGGAGTCGAGTAG
- the rsmD gene encoding 16S rRNA (guanine(966)-N(2))-methyltransferase RsmD, producing the protein MTRIISGRAGGLRLATPPGAGTRPTSDRVREALFSRLEHLEVLAGARVLDLYAGSGALGLEALSRGASSVLLVESDKAAAKVTRANAEAIGIPGAVVRQSTVARVLATPPAAPCSLVFSDPPYALTEDELAADLVLLAEQQWLTDDALVVVERSSRTPEPRWPADWEPEGERRYGETKIWFAGPRVPDEIA; encoded by the coding sequence GTGACGCGGATCATCAGCGGCCGGGCCGGCGGACTACGACTGGCCACGCCTCCCGGTGCGGGCACCCGCCCCACGAGCGACCGGGTGCGCGAGGCGCTGTTCTCCCGGCTCGAGCACCTCGAGGTGCTCGCCGGCGCGCGGGTCCTCGACCTCTACGCCGGCTCGGGCGCCCTCGGGCTGGAGGCGTTGAGCCGGGGCGCGTCCTCGGTCCTGCTCGTGGAGTCGGACAAGGCCGCCGCGAAGGTGACGCGCGCGAACGCCGAGGCGATCGGCATACCCGGCGCGGTGGTCCGGCAGTCCACGGTGGCCAGGGTGCTCGCGACCCCACCGGCGGCGCCGTGCTCCCTGGTGTTCAGCGACCCGCCGTACGCCCTCACCGAGGACGAGCTCGCCGCCGACCTGGTCCTGCTGGCCGAGCAGCAGTGGCTCACCGACGATGCGCTCGTCGTCGTCGAGCGCTCGTCGCGGACGCCCGAGCCGCGGTGGCCCGCGGACTGGGAGCCGGAGGGGGAGCGGCGCTACGGGGAGACGAAGATCTGGTTCGCCGGCCCCCGGGTGCCGGACGAGATCGCCTGA
- the rpmB gene encoding 50S ribosomal protein L28 — MAANCDVCGKGPSFGHNISHSHRRTKRRWNPNIQRVKALVGDAGVTPKRLNVCTSCLKAGKVKR; from the coding sequence GTGGCTGCCAACTGCGACGTCTGCGGCAAGGGACCGAGCTTCGGTCACAACATCTCGCACTCGCACCGCCGCACCAAGCGTCGCTGGAACCCCAACATCCAGCGCGTCAAGGCTCTGGTGGGCGACGCGGGCGTGACCCCGAAGCGTCTCAATGTCTGCACCTCGTGCCTCAAGGCCGGCAAGGTCAAGCGCTGA
- a CDS encoding ATP-dependent DNA helicase RecG gives MVDENTKLDKVLGARTAGTLAKHRNLVTVGDLLEFWPRRYLEHTSDLSDLHVGKYVVAVAEVKTSVTRRMQKRRGEMLNVTITDGRNDVDLAFFKAWGHKDALLPGVRAVFAGEVGLYRGRWQLTHPAYQLVEGSVGSSATDRGPIPVYLQVKGLQNWSVAECVRIVFDHLESVPDPLPATLRSRHGLPGRLEALRGIHVPAAFPEVQRARHRLRYEEALVLQTLLAQRRARQAADRTTGRTPRAGGLLAAFDERLPFELTAGQREVGETLAAEMARDIPMNRLLQGEVGSGKTIIALRAMLAAVDAGGQAALLAPTEVLAAQHHRSITAMLGDLAEGGLLGGSDIGTRVALLTGSQATAARRANLLQVASGDAGIVIGTHALIQEKVQFQDLALAVVDEQHRFGVEQRDALREKGTQPPHVLVMTATPIPRTVTMTVFGDMETSTLSELPRGRSPIATHVVPSERAAWVQRTWERVAEEVRAGRQAYVVCPRIGDESGSAGSAVTADDEELPTAPVSASGARSLDAEDDDVGGDSDPAVDGEGAPAVGAPKELASVYAVEAALRDNPALAGLSLAVLHGRMAPEDKDAVMAAFNAGEIQVLVSTTVIEVGVDVPNATVMVVVDADRFGVSQLHQLRGRVGRGRHAGLCLLMTSSETEASMERLEAVAGTTDGFELARLDLQLRGTGDVLSGKQSGGGRSGRAMGRGSFRFLSLVRDEEIILEARDDATALIARDPELTKHPELAAAVADRLDAEQAAFLERG, from the coding sequence GTGGTCGACGAGAACACCAAGCTGGACAAGGTCCTCGGGGCGAGGACGGCCGGGACGCTGGCCAAGCACCGCAACCTCGTGACGGTCGGCGACCTCCTGGAGTTCTGGCCGCGCCGCTACCTCGAGCACACCTCCGACCTGTCGGACCTGCACGTCGGCAAGTACGTCGTCGCCGTGGCCGAGGTGAAGACCTCGGTCACGCGGCGGATGCAGAAGCGCCGCGGCGAGATGCTCAACGTGACGATCACCGACGGCCGCAACGACGTGGACCTCGCGTTCTTCAAGGCGTGGGGGCACAAGGACGCCCTGCTGCCCGGGGTCCGTGCGGTGTTCGCCGGCGAGGTCGGGCTGTACCGCGGGCGCTGGCAGCTGACACACCCGGCCTACCAGCTGGTCGAGGGTTCGGTGGGCTCATCGGCCACCGACCGTGGTCCGATCCCGGTCTACCTCCAGGTCAAGGGCCTGCAGAACTGGTCGGTCGCCGAGTGCGTGCGCATCGTGTTCGACCACCTCGAGTCCGTGCCCGACCCGCTCCCCGCGACCCTGCGCTCGCGCCACGGACTCCCCGGACGGCTCGAGGCGCTGCGGGGGATCCACGTGCCCGCGGCGTTCCCCGAGGTGCAGCGGGCCCGGCACCGGCTGCGCTACGAGGAGGCGCTGGTGCTCCAGACGCTGCTCGCGCAGCGCCGGGCCCGTCAGGCCGCCGACCGCACGACCGGTCGGACGCCCAGGGCGGGCGGGTTGCTGGCGGCGTTCGACGAGCGGCTGCCGTTCGAGCTCACCGCCGGCCAGCGCGAGGTGGGGGAGACCCTCGCGGCGGAGATGGCGCGCGACATCCCGATGAACCGGCTCCTGCAGGGCGAGGTCGGCTCGGGCAAGACGATCATCGCGCTGCGGGCCATGCTCGCCGCCGTCGATGCCGGCGGCCAGGCGGCTCTGCTCGCGCCGACGGAAGTCCTTGCGGCACAGCACCACCGGTCGATCACCGCCATGCTCGGCGACCTCGCGGAGGGCGGCCTGCTCGGAGGCAGCGACATCGGCACCCGGGTCGCCCTGCTCACCGGCAGCCAGGCGACGGCGGCCCGGCGGGCCAACCTCCTCCAGGTCGCGAGCGGCGACGCCGGCATCGTCATCGGCACGCACGCGCTGATCCAGGAGAAGGTGCAGTTCCAGGACCTCGCGCTCGCCGTCGTCGACGAGCAGCACCGGTTCGGCGTCGAGCAGCGAGATGCACTGCGCGAGAAGGGAACCCAGCCACCCCACGTCCTCGTCATGACCGCGACGCCGATCCCGCGGACCGTGACGATGACGGTGTTCGGCGACATGGAGACCTCGACGCTGTCGGAGCTGCCACGCGGCCGCTCGCCCATCGCCACGCACGTCGTCCCGTCCGAGCGCGCCGCGTGGGTCCAGCGCACCTGGGAGCGCGTCGCCGAGGAGGTGCGAGCCGGCCGCCAGGCGTATGTCGTGTGCCCGCGGATCGGTGACGAGTCCGGGTCCGCGGGGAGTGCCGTGACCGCGGACGACGAGGAGCTGCCGACCGCGCCCGTGTCGGCCTCCGGGGCGCGATCCCTGGATGCCGAGGACGACGACGTCGGTGGTGACAGCGACCCCGCCGTCGACGGCGAAGGCGCGCCTGCCGTCGGGGCGCCCAAGGAGCTGGCCAGCGTGTACGCCGTCGAGGCCGCCCTGCGCGACAACCCCGCGCTGGCGGGCTTGTCCCTGGCGGTGCTGCACGGCCGGATGGCGCCCGAGGACAAGGACGCCGTGATGGCGGCGTTCAACGCCGGCGAGATCCAGGTCCTCGTCTCCACGACCGTCATCGAGGTCGGCGTGGACGTCCCCAACGCCACCGTCATGGTCGTCGTCGACGCCGACCGGTTCGGGGTCAGCCAGCTGCACCAGCTGCGCGGACGCGTCGGTCGAGGCAGGCACGCGGGCCTGTGCCTGCTCATGACGTCCTCGGAGACCGAGGCGTCGATGGAGCGGCTCGAGGCGGTGGCCGGGACGACGGACGGGTTCGAGCTGGCCCGGCTGGACCTGCAGCTGCGTGGCACGGGAGACGTCCTCAGCGGGAAGCAGAGCGGTGGCGGCCGGTCGGGGCGGGCCATGGGCCGGGGGAGCTTCCGGTTCCTGTCGCTGGTGCGCGACGAGGAGATCATCCTCGAGGCGCGCGACGACGCGACCGCGCTGATCGCCCGCGACCCCGAGCTGACGAAGCACCCCGAGCTCGCCGCCGCTGTCGCCGACCGCCTCGACGCCGAGCAGGCCGCCTTCCTCGAACGCGGCTGA